The genomic stretch ACACGAAAAGGAACACCGGAAGCATTCGGATGCGATTGTCCGGCAAATGATAAACTAAATACTTTTTATGCCGCAGTTGAGGATCTTCAGGATGCAACCTTCTTTCTGATTGAGAACAGGGAACAGTTTGGCATCGATCCTCAGAAAATTATTCTGGCAGGGAGCAGTGCCGGAGCGGAGACTGCGCTAAACACGGCCTATCAGCCGCCTTACTGTTACGGACTCGACTCGGGACCGGTGTCGTTTGCCGGTGTTATCGGTATGGCCGGTGCAATTCCCGACACAGCAGTAATTTACGATGAATCAGCCGTTCCATCCTTACTTTTTCATGGAACTGATGATCCGCTTGTCCCCTACGCAACTGCTCCACATCATTATTGCGATAAAGACAAAGCCGGTTATTTAATTCTGCATGGTTCACAATCAATTGCAGAAAAACTTCATCAGCTTAATACACCTTACTGGTTGCACACCTCGTGCGGTGCCGGACACGAAATGGCCAGCAAACCTATGGAAGACTATTTTGATGTTATAGTTGAATTTTGCAACACTTTTGTTGTAAAAGGCGAAGGCGACGAACGTCAAACAATAATCGAAGGGAAACAAAATACCGATAATTATACATTTTATAACTTCTGCACAAAATGAAAAAATTGATTGTAATTTTATTGCTAATTCTTCCGGCAACCTTATTTGCCCAACAAATGAATATAATGTCATTCAATATCAGGTTTAATAATCCAGGCGACGGAATAAACGCGTGGCCCAACCGGGTTGAGATGGTAAACGGATTGCTAAAATTCCACGAGCCCGACATATTTGGATTGCAGGAAGCGCTGCACGGACAAATTCTGGATATTGAAAAAGGCCTGCCCGGTTACGAATGGTTTGGAGTAGGTCGCGATGATGGTGATAAAGCCGGAGAATTTTCGCCAATATTTTTTAATAAAGCCAAATTAATTTTAATCGAGAAAGGGCATTTCTGGCTTTCTGAAAATTGTGAAAAACCAGGTTTAGGCTGGGATGCTGCCTGCACCCGAATTGTTACATGGGGTAAATTCCAGTCAAAAGTAACCGGTAAACAGTTTTTTGTGTTTAACACCCACTTTGATCACATTGGTGATGAAGCCCGCAAAAACTCAGCGATCCTGATTCGGGACAAAATGGAAGAAATGACCTACAAAAACAATCTGCCGGTAATATTAACGGGTGATTTTAATCTTACTCCCGACCAGCTTCCTATTTCTCTGCTTAAAAAATTTATGAGCGACAGCCGAGATATTTCCGAAGAATCGCCTTATGGCCCGGTTGGAACTTTTCAGGGCTTTAAAATGGGAGAAGAAAAAGACAATCGTATTGATTACATTTTTGTGAGCGGTGGCATTAAAGTACTTAAATATGCGGCCATAAGCGACAATAAAGATCAACGAATGCCTTCAGATCATTTGCCGGTTTTTGCAAAAGTACAGTTGAAATAAAAGTTGTTTTTTAGAAGCTTTTCTGTTTTCTTAGTGGAATGCTTGAAAATCCTGGTCAACTCATTATTAAAATTTCAGATGGAATTTGGGGAGCCCCAATATTAATTCTGCTGTTGGGCGGTGGATTCTACTTTTTGGTTTATTCGCGTTTGGCCCCACTTCGATACATTGGGCATGCCCTCCAAATTTTAACAGGCAAATACGACGATCCGAACGAACCGGGACAACTACGCCACTACCAGGCGCTGTCCACTGCGTTGGCCGGTACCGTTGGCATGGGAAATGTAAGCGGTGTTGCTGTAGCCATTACAATGGGTGGCCCGGGTGCTATTTTCTGGATGTGGGTTTCTGCACTTTTGGGAGTAAGTACCAAATTTTTCACTTGCTCGCTGGCGGTAATGTTCCGTGGAAAAGACGATGCAGGAGAAATTCAGGGCGGACCAATGTATTACATCACCGAAGGGCTTGGAAAACACTGGCGACCCGTTGCCGTATTTTTTGCCTTAATGGCAATGATTGGCGTTTCTCCTCTGTTCCAGGCCAATCAGCTCACCCAAATGGTGCGCGACGTACTTCTTGTCCCAAATAATATTGAAGCTTCGTTTCAAACAAATTTAATTACCGGAATTGTAATCTCAATTTTTGTGGGGTTGGTGGTTATTGGCGGTATAAAACGAATTGGAAACGTAACCGGGAAACTGGTTCCAACAATGGTAGTTGTTTATACTGTAACTGTTTTGTACATTATTTTCTCCAACAGCTCGCAAATTATTCCGGCTTTTCAAACCATTTTCCACGATGCTTTTACAGGTGATGCTGTGCTTGGCGGCGCGCTCGGTGCAATTATTATTACCGGAGTTCGCAGAGCAGCTTTTTCAAACGAAGCAGGATTAGGTACCGCGCCAATGGCACACGGTGCAGCAAAAACCAACGAACCCATCCGCGAAGGTTTGGTAGCCATGTTGGGACCAATTATCGATACAATTATTGTTTGTACCATGACAGCACTGGCAATTATAATCACAAACACATGGATACACAGCGATGCCGACGGAATAACCCTGACTGCACAGGCATTTGACTCTGCCATTCCGTTTTTCGGGAAATACATTCTGTCAATTTGTGTCATTTTCTTTTCAATGTCTACCATGTTTGCATTCCCGTATTACGGTGTAAAGTGCCTCGGTTTTGTTGCCGGAACGAAATACCAGAATAGTTACAATTATGTATTTGTTGCAGTAATTATTATTGGTGCAGTATCAAACCTCCGGGTAATTATTGGCCTTATCGATATTGCTTTTGCGCTAATGGCATTTCCAACTGTTATTTCTACCATACTGCTGTCGCCACATGTTAAACGTGCATCTAAAGATTATTTCAAACGTTTAAAAGAGGAAAAATTCGTAACGAAATAAACACGTTTCGGTCCTCATTCAATTTTATCTGCTCAATAACATCTATACCCGAGCTTGTTAATTAATTTTTATATTGTACTATTGTAGTATTACAATATAGTTTTATATCAATATTCCAAAATGATAGATTTCAAATTAGATCCAAAAGCCGGTGTTCCGTTTTACAGGCAAATTATCGACCAGATAAAATATGGAATTGCTTCCGGAAATTTACAGGTTGGCGAACAACTACCTACTGTCCGAGGTTTGGCAGTTGAACTTAAAGTGAATTTAAACACTGTATCAAAAGCCTACAAAGAACTAGAAATTCAAAACATTCTTGAAACACATTTGGGTTCCGGAACATTTATCGGAAATAGCGATTTTAAAATTACACCCAGGCAAAAAAAGGAGAAACTACATAGCATTTGCCGTGAATTTTTAACCATTGCTTCGAGCTACGGATTCACGACTTCCGATTTAATTACAGAATTAAATGAAATGCAAAAAAATTAAAAACCAATAACCTTTAAATTCTTAAATCATGCTAAACAAATCCAGAAATCTCAGATTCTTTAATCCCATTTCAACCACATTGCTTATTATTATGCTTGCCTTAATTGGTCTGTTATTCTATCTCGGCATAATCAACATCGTCGTTTCAATACCAGGTGCAGCATTTGCTTTATTAATAGCCTCGTCAATCCACATTGCCGATCAGTGGGAAAAAGCGGTGGTTTTACGCATGGGAAAATTTACCGGATTAAGAGGCCCCGGTCTTTTTGTGATTATTCCAATAATCGACCGGGTTGATAATTTCATTGATCAACGAATTCGTGTTACCGACTTTAAAGCTGAGGAAACATTAACGAAAGACACGGTTCCGGTTAACGTTGATGCCATTGTTTACTGGACTGTTTGGGATGCTGAAAAGGCAGCTCTCGAAGTGCAAGAATATATACGTGCGGTAGGCTATATTGCGCAAACCGGCTTACGCGAAATAATTGGGAAACATGATTTGGCTGATTTGTTGCAAAATCGCGAGAAAATTGCTGAAGCAATGCAAATAACCCTCGATGAACATACTAATCCATGGGGAATTACCTGCCAAACTGTAGGAATTAAAGACGTGATAATTCCTAAAACACTGGCCGATGCAATGAGCAAACAAGCGCAAGCCGAACGCGAACGTCAGGCCCGTGTTATTCTGGGAACTGCTGAAACCGAGATTGCGGAAAAATTTGAAGAAGCCAGTCGCAAATACATCAATAATCCGGTGGCACTGCAATTGCGCGGAATGAACATGTTATTCGAAGGACTGAAAGAAAAAGGTTCGATGGTAATTGTTCCAAGTTCCGCTCTCGACTCCATGAACTTAGGAGCAATGGGAGGATTAGTTTCCCTGGCCAAAAGCAATGAACAGTAATTTACCATAATACATTTCAGAACAACGTAACAACAACTAAAAACAAAAAACAATGTCAGTAGCCGATTTACTAAAAGAAAACTTTATTGATGGAGGTCCAATTTTTATGACACTTCATTATCTGATGTGGATTCTTGTAATTGTGTTTACAGTAAAAGCCACAAAAATCCTGCACGCAACAAATTGTGATTACCAAAAACTGGAAAAACTTAGCACTACCATTCTGTTTATTGGCGGTTTTGGATTACTTTTTTCCTTGTTTTACCGAACCATGGGAATGTACAGTGCTTTCTCGGTTCTTGAAACAAGCGGTGATATTTCGCCAAGCCTTGTAGCCGGTGGTCTAAAAGCATCACTAATTGCTCCGCTTTATTCACTTTTTTTGTTCCTTGTCACCGCTTTAATTTGGTTTGTTTTCAGACTTAAAAGTATTGAGGTAAAATTCGCAGGTATATTAAATTGAAAAACCTCACACAATAAAACAATGTTCAAAGGTTCAGAAAATCTTCTCTTTAGGGAGAAGATTTTTTTATTTCTATTTCTTTTGTTTTCGTACATTTGGTCCACTTAAAACTTTCATCTTCATGCAGGAAATCGAAAACTTTGAAAAGGCTTTTTACCAGGATGGATTTAAGCTTGGAATGAATGCCGTAAATGCCGGTGCCGATAAAGCTGCACTGTTCTCTGCCATTCAGGAAATGTATACTGCAATCGACGGACTTAACGATTCACTCTCTGTTCTGGCCAGGCAACAAGGACAAAGTATCGAATGCAAAGTAGGATGCGAATGGTGTTGCCACCAGCCGGTTTTTGCGCTTGACTACGAGCTCGATTATTTGAAAGATTACATCGACAACTATTTTGACGACGAAACAAAAACAGAAATAAAACAAAAGGCTGAACGAAAACAGAACAAGCTGGGAGGCTTAAAAGACGATGCCCTGCTGAATGCAAAATCTCCTTGCCCATTGTTAAACGACGGAGCATGTTTTGCCTACGAAGCAAGGCCGATAGCGTGTCGGATTTATCTTTCATCGTCGGTAAAAAGTTGTATGCATTTTTACAATGTTCCGGATGATAAAAAAAGCTACCCTGCCCTTTTAGACTTACCCATGCGTTTGGGACGAATGATGAACGAAGGTTTTAAGTCCGCTCTGAAAATGAGTGGCATTGTTCCTGAAGAATTTCGGATTGAGGAAAAATTAACAGTATAAAAGTACTTAAGTTATGAGTTTTGGAGGAACTGTATTTGCAATGATACAATCACTACGAGCCAATGCCCGCCCGAAACACCATGCTTATCAGAGTTGGGAAAAATCTGACAGACTCATTTTTAAGAACAAATACAAACTAGTTTCGAAACAAGTATCACCAGAAAAACTTAAACAAGTCAAAGCAAAGTTTAAAAAAGAAATTGAGAAAGAACAGAAACGAAGCTTAAGAATTACCATCGCAACTATCGTAATTTTCATTCCTCTTGTCTCTTTTGCTATATTTCAGTTTTTCTTTAACAATAGTCAAAAAAATTATAACCCGTATATTTCACAAAAAGATAAACAAATCACAACTGATATAAATACGGACCAGATTAATTATTTATTGAATTCAGGCTATGACTGGTTGAACCAAAAGCACTATAAAAATGCTAAATTTCAATTCAACCGAGTACTGGAAAGCAATCCAAAGAATAAAGCAGCCTTGTTTGGATTAACCGCAAGCTATGTATACGAATGTCAAACCGACAAAACGAACTATACTAAAGCTACAAAAATGTTAGAAGATTATATTTCTAAATTCGGGAGTGATGCTTCAACAGATACTTTAAACGCTATACTAAAAAATGTAAATTAAACATCTTCCATCACAATTCCAACCGCTTCAAACTTACTTTCAAGTATTTCCGGTGAAACCGGCCGCCCGTTTCGGGTTAGAACCGTGGTTATACGCGCACTTACCATTAACTTTTCATCGCTTTTACGAATTACCTGCTGATCGAAAACAATCCGTAAACGCCCCTGTTTCTTCATTTTAAGGCGAATCAAAAAATCATCGCCCGGACGAAGCGGAAATTTATAATCCAACTCTGCTTTAATTACTACAGCATCTATTCCATCGTTGTGCAATTGGGCAAAATCTACATTGGCATAATTCAAAAATTTGTGCCGACAGTGTTCCAGGTAATTCTGATACACGGCATTGTTCACAATTCCCTGTAAATCGCATTCGTAATCGCGAACCTGAAGTTCAAGTTCAAAATGATAATCATTCATTATTGTCTTTTTCTAAACTTTCTACTTATGGGAAATGAGAGATTCCTCACTTCGTTCGGAATGACATCAATGTATGGATGTAAGTTGAAAGTATAGTTGGTTTGACTAAATTAAATAGAATTAAACCAACTATACTTTCAGCCCTTGTCCACTTAACTCTTTGTCATTCTGAGCGCAATGCAATGAAGCAAAAGAATCTGTTTCATTCAAGGTCAAACCTATTTTACCTGAAAATCGAACATCTTTTTATCTTCCAGGTAACCTTCCAAACGATCGCCGATTTTAACCGGGCCAACATTTGCAGGCGTTCCGGTATAAATTAAATCGCCAATTTTTAAAGTCACATATTTTGAGATATTTGCGATCAGCTCTTCAAAACCAAACAGCATTAAACCGGAATTGGATTCCTGCACCGTTTTTCCATTAATATTGAGTTTGAAATTAATCGCCTCGTCATCGGGAAAAATTGATTTCGAGAAAAAAGTGCTGCTTAAAACAGCCGATTTATCAAATGCTTTTGCTTTTTCCCAGGGTAAACCTTTTGCTTTAAGCTGTGCCTGTATATCGCGGGCAGTAAAATCAATTCCCAGACCAATCTCATCGAAATAACGATGGGCAAAACGTTTTTCAATGTTTTTACCAATCCGGTTGATCTTAACCACCAGCTCAATTTCGTGATGCACTTCGTTTGTCCACTCCGGAATATAAAACGGATCGTTGTTCCGAAGCAAGGCAGTGTCAGGCTTCATAAAAAAGATAGGCTCCTCAGGAACGTCGTTGCCCAACTCTTTGGCATGTGCCACGTAATTTCTTCCGATACAAATTATTTTCATCTCTTTTTAGCTTCGAGCCACGAGCCTCAGGCTTCAGGCTCTATTTACTCATCATTTTTAACTTTAACTGCGTAAGTACTTTTTTGGTGTACAAGGGGAATTCACTGTTTAAAATCCAGCCAAAATACCCCGGTTGTTCCTGTAGTACTTGTTCTACCGGAATACCTTTATTTTTGCCAAAATTAAATACTTCTACACCATTTTCATCGTACACAATACGTCCCACAAAATCAACATTTCTGTCGTACGACGAGAATTCGCTCAACTTATCAATGTCGTTTACAATTGGCACCGTTTTTTTGCCTTTATCCTCAAACTCCACATTCTCGTATTTATCCAACTGCGCTTTTAGCACTTCGTAAGTGGCTTTGGTATCGGCCATTGCACTGTGTGCATCCACTAAATCCTCGTCGCAGTAAAACTTATAAGCGGCGGCCAGCGTACGTTTTTCCATTTTATGAAAAATGGCCTGCACGTCAATAAACTTCCGTTTTTTCATGTCCACGTCCACTTCGGCCCGCAAAAACTCTTCAGCCAAAAGCGGAATATCAAAACGGTTTGAATTAAATCCACCCAAATCGCAGCCCTCAATAAATTTGGCCAGTGTTTTTGCCACCGACTTAAAAGTGGGCGCATCTTTCACATCTTCGTCGTAGATTCCATGTATCAATGAAGCCTCTTCTGGAATATGCATCTCCGGATTTATACGTAATAACTTTTCTTCTTCTGTTCCGTCAACATTTACTTTTATCAACGCAATTTCCACTATTCGATCTGTAACAATGTTAATTCCTGTTGTTTCGAGATCGAGAAAAACAATTGGATTTTTTAATTGAAGCTTCATGTCTTTATGTTTTATGGAGGTTTATTACACCTCAAAAAAAAGGTATCTGCAAACCTAAAAAACGTTTAGCAGATACCTCTTTAAGATTTTTATTTAATCGTTATGCGTTTATCATCATCGGCATAAGCAGCATTAACATATCTTCGTCTTCTTCGTTTTCGGCCGGAAGTAACAAGCCCGCACGCGTTGGGTCGCTCATTTCAACCTTTACATCCGAAGTAGAAATATTGCTTAAAATTTCCTGAAGGAAAGTCGATTTGAAACCGATTTCAATTTCTTCTCCTTCGTAATCGCAATTTAAACGTTCCACCGCAGAAATAGAGAAATCGATATCCTGTGCCGAAACAATCAGTTGATTTTCGTTAATGTTTAATTTAATCAGGTTGCTGGCCGCAT from uncultured Draconibacterium sp. encodes the following:
- a CDS encoding alpha/beta hydrolase, with the translated sequence MFKNNLLLALSLLFFVSAFSQNRYTEPSFDEISVETLTYATKEGENLDLDIYLPMADAETERATLIYVHGGGFSVGQRDNEGIQDFCTRMANHGYVVASISYRLTRKGTPEAFGCDCPANDKLNTFYAAVEDLQDATFFLIENREQFGIDPQKIILAGSSAGAETALNTAYQPPYCYGLDSGPVSFAGVIGMAGAIPDTAVIYDESAVPSLLFHGTDDPLVPYATAPHHYCDKDKAGYLILHGSQSIAEKLHQLNTPYWLHTSCGAGHEMASKPMEDYFDVIVEFCNTFVVKGEGDERQTIIEGKQNTDNYTFYNFCTK
- a CDS encoding endonuclease/exonuclease/phosphatase family protein, giving the protein MKKLIVILLLILPATLFAQQMNIMSFNIRFNNPGDGINAWPNRVEMVNGLLKFHEPDIFGLQEALHGQILDIEKGLPGYEWFGVGRDDGDKAGEFSPIFFNKAKLILIEKGHFWLSENCEKPGLGWDAACTRIVTWGKFQSKVTGKQFFVFNTHFDHIGDEARKNSAILIRDKMEEMTYKNNLPVILTGDFNLTPDQLPISLLKKFMSDSRDISEESPYGPVGTFQGFKMGEEKDNRIDYIFVSGGIKVLKYAAISDNKDQRMPSDHLPVFAKVQLK
- a CDS encoding alanine/glycine:cation symporter family protein, coding for MLENPGQLIIKISDGIWGAPILILLLGGGFYFLVYSRLAPLRYIGHALQILTGKYDDPNEPGQLRHYQALSTALAGTVGMGNVSGVAVAITMGGPGAIFWMWVSALLGVSTKFFTCSLAVMFRGKDDAGEIQGGPMYYITEGLGKHWRPVAVFFALMAMIGVSPLFQANQLTQMVRDVLLVPNNIEASFQTNLITGIVISIFVGLVVIGGIKRIGNVTGKLVPTMVVVYTVTVLYIIFSNSSQIIPAFQTIFHDAFTGDAVLGGALGAIIITGVRRAAFSNEAGLGTAPMAHGAAKTNEPIREGLVAMLGPIIDTIIVCTMTALAIIITNTWIHSDADGITLTAQAFDSAIPFFGKYILSICVIFFSMSTMFAFPYYGVKCLGFVAGTKYQNSYNYVFVAVIIIGAVSNLRVIIGLIDIAFALMAFPTVISTILLSPHVKRASKDYFKRLKEEKFVTK
- a CDS encoding GntR family transcriptional regulator, with protein sequence MIDFKLDPKAGVPFYRQIIDQIKYGIASGNLQVGEQLPTVRGLAVELKVNLNTVSKAYKELEIQNILETHLGSGTFIGNSDFKITPRQKKEKLHSICREFLTIASSYGFTTSDLITELNEMQKN
- a CDS encoding slipin family protein, translating into MLNKSRNLRFFNPISTTLLIIMLALIGLLFYLGIINIVVSIPGAAFALLIASSIHIADQWEKAVVLRMGKFTGLRGPGLFVIIPIIDRVDNFIDQRIRVTDFKAEETLTKDTVPVNVDAIVYWTVWDAEKAALEVQEYIRAVGYIAQTGLREIIGKHDLADLLQNREKIAEAMQITLDEHTNPWGITCQTVGIKDVIIPKTLADAMSKQAQAERERQARVILGTAETEIAEKFEEASRKYINNPVALQLRGMNMLFEGLKEKGSMVIVPSSALDSMNLGAMGGLVSLAKSNEQ
- a CDS encoding YkgJ family cysteine cluster protein encodes the protein MQEIENFEKAFYQDGFKLGMNAVNAGADKAALFSAIQEMYTAIDGLNDSLSVLARQQGQSIECKVGCEWCCHQPVFALDYELDYLKDYIDNYFDDETKTEIKQKAERKQNKLGGLKDDALLNAKSPCPLLNDGACFAYEARPIACRIYLSSSVKSCMHFYNVPDDKKSYPALLDLPMRLGRMMNEGFKSALKMSGIVPEEFRIEEKLTV
- a CDS encoding acyl-CoA thioesterase, producing the protein MNDYHFELELQVRDYECDLQGIVNNAVYQNYLEHCRHKFLNYANVDFAQLHNDGIDAVVIKAELDYKFPLRPGDDFLIRLKMKKQGRLRIVFDQQVIRKSDEKLMVSARITTVLTRNGRPVSPEILESKFEAVGIVMEDV
- a CDS encoding fumarylacetoacetate hydrolase family protein → MKIICIGRNYVAHAKELGNDVPEEPIFFMKPDTALLRNNDPFYIPEWTNEVHHEIELVVKINRIGKNIEKRFAHRYFDEIGLGIDFTARDIQAQLKAKGLPWEKAKAFDKSAVLSSTFFSKSIFPDDEAINFKLNINGKTVQESNSGLMLFGFEELIANISKYVTLKIGDLIYTGTPANVGPVKIGDRLEGYLEDKKMFDFQVK
- a CDS encoding exonuclease domain-containing protein yields the protein MKLQLKNPIVFLDLETTGINIVTDRIVEIALIKVNVDGTEEEKLLRINPEMHIPEEASLIHGIYDEDVKDAPTFKSVAKTLAKFIEGCDLGGFNSNRFDIPLLAEEFLRAEVDVDMKKRKFIDVQAIFHKMEKRTLAAAYKFYCDEDLVDAHSAMADTKATYEVLKAQLDKYENVEFEDKGKKTVPIVNDIDKLSEFSSYDRNVDFVGRIVYDENGVEVFNFGKNKGIPVEQVLQEQPGYFGWILNSEFPLYTKKVLTQLKLKMMSK